GGACGTGGTGGTGTCGTGCGTGTTCGCTTGAGTGGGAAGCGGGTTTATCCCGGGGGACAGGCAGTCACGGTTCTTCGTGGAGAGCTCACACGATCGCTGTCACGGACTGCCGGAATGAGTTCCGATGCATCAGAGCGCTGATTGCTCGAGGGTTTGGCGTCTCTGGTAATTTGCTGGGATTCTGTGTTTTTATTCAGGCGTAGGTTAATAAAATAAAAAAGATGCTTTTTTATACAGAATAAACCTTAGGTTGTTTATCTAATCGGTAGTGATAATACGGCTTGGTATGAAAAAGAAAAACAAGAAAAATCTGAATTATCTAATGAAATAGGGAAAACTCAAGAATCTACCGATAAAACTGGGGAATTGGAGAAAGAAAAGAATGGAGTAATTTCTAAAATCAAATATCTTGAAAAAAATTATTCTTCTGGAGACCTACTTGATGAAGAATATGAAGAACTTAGGAAACCGCTTGTTGACACGGTTAAAAAGCTCGATGAAGAGCTAAAAATATTTAGCGGGAAAGAATCAGAAGATCCAACTTTGTTATGGACTTATAAACAAGGTTACGATATTGTTCGCATAATTTTTTCTATGATTTTTGGTGCTTTTATATTTGTTATTATCATTATTCCTTTTATCGCCTTTATAAGTGGTGGTTCCAATGAAATAATTAACAAATTAGCACCAATTATCTCTTTTATAGGAGCTTTAATTGGAGCTTTTTTGGCAGTTGATCACCGTATTTCATTTACTTCTATCTCTTCTGATGGCAAATATATAGCAGCAACATATGCTAAAGGAAGTTTCTATGACGATGCCCTCATCTTCAACAAAGATGGAAAGCTCTTGTGGTGGGATGATGTTTACCGAACCTCCATTTCTCATTCTTCAGATGGCTCTAGCATAGCTATAGGCACTCAAAATAATCTAAAATTATTCGATATTAATGGTAAACTCTTATGCAAATATATGCGACAAGGCTTCGTACAATGTATCTCTATATCTTCTGATGGTAGCTTTATAGCGGCGGTTTTTAATCTTGGTGGAGAAGAATGTGATAAGAATAAGATTTTTCTGTTTGATCGACAGGGAACTAGCTTATGGGACTACGATATTATCTCACTTAAAGAAACTGTAGTATCAATTCCATCTGATGGTTCATTTGTAGCTGTAATCTCTGGTAATGATATTTACTTATTTGATAGACAAGGAAGGGTTCTATGGAAACATAAAACAGATTGAGACGTTCATTTAATGGCCATCTCTTCAGATGGCACCCGCATAGCAGCAGGTTCTGAAAGGGAAGTTCTTTTATTCAGTGATAAAGGTGCACATTTGTGGAGCTATCTTGCAGAAAGCCGGATGCTATGTATTTCTATCTCCTCTAATAGTTCATATGTAGTAGTTGGGTCACAGGATAATAACATATATCTATTTAATAAAAAAGGAGAAATTCTATGGAAATACAAAACAGGTGACATGGTTAATAGTGTCACAATTTCATCTGATAGCTCATATATAGTAGCCGGATCTAAAGACAGAAGCATTTATTTTTTTAATAAAAATGGAGAGCTTCTATGGAAATACAAAATAGGTGGGAACGTTCATAGCGTTTCAGTTTCGTCAGATGGTTCATATATAGTAGCAGGGTCCCAAAAAGGGATTTACTTTTTCAAATTCGACATAGAGAGAGCCAGGAAATTAAAGACTTAGTACAGGTTTTTCCATTATCCAAAGTGCGCTGAATTTTGGGATTTGGAAAGTTGTGCAGGCTGCCTATAGTCTTTTATGAGCATGAAAACTAATTGCCTTCAGTCACAGATCGCCGGAATGAATTCCGAACGCATCGGGTGAGGATGCTCGATGGTTCAGGATTCAAGATGCAGCTAACGTTTTTTCGATTTTTTTGCGGCGCCGGACTTCATACGGAAAGGTCTCTGAACGCTAGGATGGCCATAATCTCTAAATATTATATGAAATATTCTGCAAAGGTGAGGCTATAGAATTGTGACAGAATTCAATAAATCTAAGTGGGCAAAAGCTGAGTTTTCTCAAGAATACATAGAAAATTCGGATATCTATATCGTAGAGCGGAGGAGGTTGCTTGAGATTCTGAGATCTTTTTACAACCATTTCATTAACAACAAACCAAAAATTAACATTCTTGATCTTGGATGTGGAGACGGGATTATTACTCATGAGCTTTTGAAAGTTAATAACTCGATATCAACCACTCTGATAGATGGTTCGGAGGATATGCTCAATAAAGCTAGAAAGCGTCTAAATGGTTTTAATCATACTCATTTTATTAAAGCAAGTTTTCAAGAGATTATTGATAAAAACCTTGTGCAAGGGAATTTTGATTTTATAGTTTCTTCACTCGCAATACATCATTTAACAATGGATGAGAAAAAAGCAATATTCAGGAGTATCTATTCCCATTTGGATACCGATGGGTACTTTCTAAACATTGATGCAGTCCTTGCTCCAGCAAAAGCCCTTGAGCGATGGTATCTCTTGCTTTGGAAAGAATGGATTGATGAAAGAAAAACCTTCTTAAAAATAGAAGGTAATTATTTTGAGGAGATCATCCAAAGATATAAAGACCTTGTGGAAAACAAACCTGATACTTTGGATGCTCAGATTGGCGCTTTAAAATTTATCGGCTTCAAAGATGTGGATTGCTTCTATAAATATGGAATATTTACAATGTATGGTGGCAAAAAATAGTATGCAGGATCTTCAGATAACTAATTTTATCGACTGAACAATAATATCAGCGCAGAAGAAAATGACCGTTTCAATTCATGACGACATGTTAATGCCTCCATAATCTTTTTTGGGTAGCGTGGTAACGGTCCGATTACCAACATGACCACCTCGGTCGACTTGGTGACTGGACCTTTCCGCGCAGCTGTCGATGTGCATAAAACAACATGCGAATGGCTGTATGCAGCGAAAAACCCCCAGAGAGGTAAAACAATGGAGAAAAAATACGTTGGAATAGACATCCATCGAGACTATTGAGTAGCCTGTGTCCAGGATCAGAAAGGAGAAATAGTATGAATTTCGGTTTGGAAACAATATAGAAGCAATAAATAAAGTCAAAGAGAAGCTGGGGAACAACAATTCACATATCGCAATAGAATCCACCGGGAACATGTGGGTAGTATTGTGGGATAAGCTTGAGGAGATCGAATCTGATCTTCATCTTGTCCATCCTCTCAAGACAAAGGCGATAGCATCGAACAAATTAAATAACGATAAACTTGATGCTAAGTTGTTCGCAAAATTGTTAAGAGGCGATATGTTGGTATGCTCGTATGTTCCTCACCGAAGACGTGCGGGATAAGAGAGAAACTGTCAGGCTCAGAGCTTCATTAGTAAGGATGAGAACGCAAGCAACAAACAAGATATGGTCTTTTCTTATTGGTGTTTTGGGTCTGGCACTATTCGGATTGTCTTTTTACGCGGGGAGGCAGCTATTGAAAGGCACGTCCGAAGGGGTCAAACTGTCCATGTGGGCACTGCCTGCCGGTTGTAATTTTGAAAGGATTTTAATTGAAATTGAATCAAAAATGGTACAAAAAAAAAGTAACAATTGTTATATTCATATATATTATCTATATCATAATGGTTAACACCGTTAACCGTGGAATGGATGCCTCATAATAGCAGAGGCAGGCTATAACATACTGCAGAAGTAGTGGTAGATTACCTTTGCCGAGCATCTAACGAAATACGAAATGAATAGGAGGTAAAAAAATGAAATATTTAGTCCGGTTGCTAGCAGTACTGGCAATCTTATTGTTGGCAGGAAGCGCAGGCGCGGCGCCGTTTGCATATATCACGAACCTTGGCGGCCACAGTGTCTCTGTGATTGACATAGCAACGAACACTGTTACAGCCACCATGACTGTAGGACCCAGTCCTTATGGAGTTGCAGTCAACCCGGCGGGAACAAAGGTATATGTGACGAACGAAAACGACCACAATGTCTCTGTGATTGATACTGCCACGAACACTGTTACAGCAACCGTGAATGTAGGAAGCACTCCTTGGGGAGTTGCAGTCAACCCGGCGGGAACAAAGGTATACGTGGCGAACTATAACAGCAACAGCGTCTCTGTGATTGATACAGGCACGAACACTGTTACAGCCACCGTGCCTGTAGGAAGCGGTCCTTATGGAGTTGCAGTCAACCCGGCGGGAACAAAGGTATACGTGGCGAACTATAACAGCAACAGCGTCTCTGTTATTGATACAGGCACGAACACTGTTACAGCCACCGTGCCTGTAGGAAGCGGTCCTTATGGAGTTGCAGTCAACCCGGCGGGAACAAAGGTATACGTGACGAACAATAACAACAACAGCGTCTCTGTGATTGACATAGGCACGAACACTGTTACAGCCACCGTAAATGTAGGAAGCTATCCTTCTGGAGTTGCAGTAAACCCGGCTGGAACAAAGGTATACGTGACGAACGAATTTAGCAACAACGTATCTGTTATTGACACAGCCACGAACGCTGTTACAGCAACCGTGAAAGTAGGAAGCTATCCTGTTGGAGTCGCAGTAAACCCGGCGGGAACAAAGGTATACGTGGCGAACTATTTCAACAACAATGTCTCCGTTATTGATACTGCCACGAACACTGTCACAGCCAGCGTGAATGTAGGAGGACAGCCTATTGCTTTCGGTCAGTTTATAGGTCCTGAGGCAGGCTCGACTGTGGGCTACAGCGCCACTGTCGTAGGCGGACAGAACACTTATGTCCAGGCATCCAACGGCAACTTTGGCACAATACTTGCAGGACAGAGCAAAATAATCAATAACTCTGTTACCCTGAACAACACGGGCGATGCGACCGCCACCGTTGATGCAAGGTTGAGTGACAATGCTGGCGGTGTGTATGGACTTGTAAGTGGAAGCAACGTTCTCGGAGGTTCTAACTTTTCCCTTGCAATCACCAATACTGGAAACTGGACATCATTAAATGATGCCGGGACGAATGCCAGGGTTGCAACTGCGCCTGGCTTTGGCGCTTTAACAATACTTAACGCAAGACTCTTCGTGCCTCAAATGCAGCCGGGAGGAGCGTACAGCGGAACCGTGATTCTGACCTTTGGAAATTAGGTGTAACAGCACCTGATTTCCATATTTTTTTAGGTGAGAGTATGAGAAAAATCTCGACATATCTATTGTGCAGGGTGAGCATATGGGAATTACAGCGGGATGGTAATAGTGACGTTTCGAATAATGTTTAGGAGGTAAAAAAATGAAATATTTAGTCAGGTTGCTAGCAGTGCTGGCAATATTATTGTTGGCAGGAAGCGCAGGCGCGGCGCCGTTTGCATATATCACGAACGATGACAGCAACAGTGTCTCTTTGATTGACACTGCAACAAATACTGTTACAGCTACCGTGCCTGTAGGAAGTTTTCCTTATGGAGTCGCAGTAAACCCGGCGGGAACAAAGGTATATGTGACGAACCAAAACAGCAACAAAGTCTCTGTGATTGATACTGCCACAAACACTGTGTCAGCCAGCGTGATTGTAGGAAGCTCTCCTTATGGAGTTGCAGTCAACCCGGCGGGAACAAAGGTATACGTGGCGAACTTAAACAGCAACAACGTCTCTGTGATTAATACTGCCACAAACACTGTGTCAGCCAGTGTGATTGTAGGAAGCTCTCCTTATGGAGTTGCAGTAAACCCAGCGGGAACAAAGGTATACGTGGCGAACTATAACAACAAAAGCGTCTCTGTGATTGATACTGCAACAAACGCTGTTACAGCCACCGTGAATGTAGGAAGCTATCCTCTTGGAGTTGCAGTAAACCCGGCGGGAACAAAGGTATACGTGGCGAACTATAACAACAACAGCGTCTCTGTGATTGACACAGCCACAAACACTGTTACAGCAACCGTAACGGTAGGAACCGGTCCTTTTGGAGTTGCAGTCAACCCGGCGGGAACAAAGGTATATGTGACGAACCAAAACAGCAACAGCGTCTCTGTGATTGATACTGCCACTAACACTGTTACAGCTACTGTAACTGTAGGAAGCGGGACTTTAGGAGTTGCAGTAAACCCGGCGGGAACAAAGGTATACGTGGCGAACGTTGGCAGCAAGAACGTCTCTGTGATTGACACTGCCACGAACACTGTTACAGCCACAGTGCCTGTCGGAACCAGTCCTGTTGCTTTCGGTCAGTTTATAGGTCCTGAGGCAGGCTCGACTGTGGGCTACAGCGCCACTGTCGTAAGCGGACAGAACACTTATGTCCAGGCATCCAACGGCAACTTTGGCACAATACTTGCAGGACAGAGTAAGATAATCAATAACTCTGTTACCCTGAACAACACAGGCGATGCGACCGCAACCGTTGATGCAAGGTTGAGTGACAATGTTGGCGGTGTGTATGGACTTGTAAATGGCAGCAACATAATCGGCGCCTCCAACTTTTCGCTTGCAAAAACAAATACGGGAAACTGGACATCATTAAATAATGCCGGGACGAATGCCAGGGTTGCAACTGCGCCGGGCTTCGGGGCATTGACAGTACTTGACGCAAGACTCTTCGTGCCCCAGGCGCAGCCGGGAGGAGCGTACAGCGGAACTGTGATTTTGACGTTTGGAAATTAGGTGTAACAGCACCTGATTTCCATATTTTTTAACGCGCAGGAATGAACCGCATATGAACGCAGATAAAAACAGATGCATAAACGACCTCGCTGCTAAAGTCGAGGCGCGCTTCAACGACAGCACAGCAAGAGTGTTCGGATTAATCAGCGGCGCCAATGTGCTCAACGCCACAAACTTCGCTTTAGGAATTCCAGGCGTGCCTGTTGCTTAAGATAACAGCGGCGCCGATGTGCAGGTAGCGGTCGCGCCGCCGGGTGTGACTGCGATGGATGCGAGGCTGGGTGTGCCTGTGGATGCGGTTGCTGGGGATTATAGCGGGACTATGATATTGACGTTTTCGAATAATATATGAGGTGGTAAAATGAGAAACATGGGTAGAGCAAAAATATTGCTTGCAGTAATAGTTACTGCAAGTTTTGCAAACACAGGTGCGGCTGAAACCAACTCAATCGGCTACAGCGCCACCGTTGCTACTGGTCAAAACACATACGTTCAATCCTCCAACGGCACCTTCGGCACAATATTGGTGGGACAGAGCAAGATAATCAATAACTCTGTGACACTGAACAACACTGGTGATGTGAACGCAACAGTAGATGCGAGATTCAATGATAGCAGAAATGGCACATACGGGCTTGTAAG
The Candidatus Methanoperedens sp. genome window above contains:
- a CDS encoding DUF5711 family protein — encoded protein: MAISSDGTRIAAGSEREVLLFSDKGAHLWSYLAESRMLCISISSNSSYVVVGSQDNNIYLFNKKGEILWKYKTGDMVNSVTISSDSSYIVAGSKDRSIYFFNKNGELLWKYKIGGNVHSVSVSSDGSYIVAGSQKGIYFFKFDIERARKLKT
- a CDS encoding class I SAM-dependent methyltransferase; protein product: MTEFNKSKWAKAEFSQEYIENSDIYIVERRRLLEILRSFYNHFINNKPKINILDLGCGDGIITHELLKVNNSISTTLIDGSEDMLNKARKRLNGFNHTHFIKASFQEIIDKNLVQGNFDFIVSSLAIHHLTMDEKKAIFRSIYSHLDTDGYFLNIDAVLAPAKALERWYLLLWKEWIDERKTFLKIEGNYFEEIIQRYKDLVENKPDTLDAQIGALKFIGFKDVDCFYKYGIFTMYGGKK
- a CDS encoding YncE family protein, whose product is MKYLVRLLAVLAILLLAGSAGAAPFAYITNLGGHSVSVIDIATNTVTATMTVGPSPYGVAVNPAGTKVYVTNENDHNVSVIDTATNTVTATVNVGSTPWGVAVNPAGTKVYVANYNSNSVSVIDTGTNTVTATVPVGSGPYGVAVNPAGTKVYVANYNSNSVSVIDTGTNTVTATVPVGSGPYGVAVNPAGTKVYVTNNNNNSVSVIDIGTNTVTATVNVGSYPSGVAVNPAGTKVYVTNEFSNNVSVIDTATNAVTATVKVGSYPVGVAVNPAGTKVYVANYFNNNVSVIDTATNTVTASVNVGGQPIAFGQFIGPEAGSTVGYSATVVGGQNTYVQASNGNFGTILAGQSKIINNSVTLNNTGDATATVDARLSDNAGGVYGLVSGSNVLGGSNFSLAITNTGNWTSLNDAGTNARVATAPGFGALTILNARLFVPQMQPGGAYSGTVILTFGN
- a CDS encoding YncE family protein, with amino-acid sequence MKYLVRLLAVLAILLLAGSAGAAPFAYITNDDSNSVSLIDTATNTVTATVPVGSFPYGVAVNPAGTKVYVTNQNSNKVSVIDTATNTVSASVIVGSSPYGVAVNPAGTKVYVANLNSNNVSVINTATNTVSASVIVGSSPYGVAVNPAGTKVYVANYNNKSVSVIDTATNAVTATVNVGSYPLGVAVNPAGTKVYVANYNNNSVSVIDTATNTVTATVTVGTGPFGVAVNPAGTKVYVTNQNSNSVSVIDTATNTVTATVTVGSGTLGVAVNPAGTKVYVANVGSKNVSVIDTATNTVTATVPVGTSPVAFGQFIGPEAGSTVGYSATVVSGQNTYVQASNGNFGTILAGQSKIINNSVTLNNTGDATATVDARLSDNVGGVYGLVNGSNIIGASNFSLAKTNTGNWTSLNNAGTNARVATAPGFGALTVLDARLFVPQAQPGGAYSGTVILTFGN